AAATCCGTATGATGCGAAAGCGGAAACTTGAGTGAAAACTTCCTCTGCGAGAGATTTGCTATGTCCCTGATCTATTGCGCCTTCAATAAAGCTTTGTTTGAGAAGTTCCATTTTCCGGGATTTGCGGTCTTTGGTCATGGCCCTACGGAAAGCGTCGGCTTCGGCATAGGACAAACCGGCAAAAAAATGGGCGATCCTTAAGACCTGTTCCTGGAAAAGGATTACACCGTAGGTCTCTTTCAAGACTTCTGAAATAGTCTCGTGTAAAAATGGCACAGGCTCCTCTTTATTTCGCCTTCGAATGTAAACACTAACCATATCTCCTTCAACAGGGCCGGGCCTAAAAAGAGAAACTTCCGCTACCAGATCCTTAAATTCTACTGGTTGAAGACATCCCAAAAGACTCCGTTGTCCAGGAGATTCAAGTTGAAAAACACCGACACTGTGAGTACTGCGAAGCAGTGAATAAGTCCTCTTGTCGTTAAGCGGAATGCGATCAAGATCCAGATTGATTCTTTTTTCATCCAATATTTCCAAAGCTTTTCTAATCGCGGTATGCATACGCAAGCCGAGTATGTCCAGTTTGAGAAGACCCAAAGCTTCAACATCGTCCTTATCCAGTTGACTTACCGGAACGTCTTTTGGCGATTTACCTACCGGGGTCCATGCTTTTATGTCACCCGGCGCTATTATTATCCCGCCTAAATGAACTGAGGTCTGAAAAGGAATACCGGTCAGTTTTGACGCCAAATCCACAAGCTGTGTTTCTTTCTGGATTGGAGCGCTCCTTAATTCCGGCAATTGCTCCAGGGATAACTTCAGGTCACGACCTCTAAGCGACCAGGGAAGGCATGAAGCAAGGCGGTTTATTTCATTCAGAGGGTAACCCATTGCTCTTGCGGCCAAACGCACGGCGCTCCGGCACTTGAATTTGTGGATTGTGCAAACCATCGCCGTTTGTCTTGGAAATAGCCCAAGGACATAGTTGATGACCTCGTCCCTGCGTTCGGAATCAAAGTCAATGTCAATGTCCGGCATGTCACCACGGCCGTCATTTATGAAGCGTTCAAACAACAAATCATTAGCTACAGGATCAACCCCTCCCAGGAGTAGATAAACTATCAAGCTGCCCGCGGCTGAGCCTCGAACGCTGTGCCGGATATTCCCAGAATGGGCAAAGTCAACTACGTTTCTGACAAGAAGAAAGAAATCGGCCAATCGGGTTTTATTCACAGCTTCCAATTCCTGATCAAGACGGCGGAAATAGTCTATACCAACAGAAGAATAAAACTTGCTCAGTCCCTTGAAACACAGTTTGGTAAGATTTTCCGAGGCCTTGTGAGGGTCTTGAATAGATGGTGGATGGAGTTTTCCGATAGGTAGAGAAAAGGATTTACATAGTGAAGCGACATATTTAGTATTTTTAATTGATTGATAATAGCCAATTCGATTTTCCATTTCTGCGCCGGAGGCTAAAAAGAAACTGTCATTCGGTAGTGGGGTAATTTTTCGGTGATGATGTTTGATCTGAATATCGACCAATATGCGGTGGAGAATATAATCTTCACGTCTCAGAAAAGAGACTTCATTGGTAGCCACCGTCGGGATATTTACTGATGAGGCAAAGTTTATCGTTTTTTCCAATAATTGATCGTCATTATTCTGAATAGCCAGAAAAAGCCACTCAGGGTTGTTTAGGGCTGACTTTAATTCCAGCAAACCAAACTCAGCCTGGTCGGATATCCCTCTTTTCAGAGCCGT
This Desulfomonilaceae bacterium DNA region includes the following protein-coding sequences:
- a CDS encoding DNA polymerase III subunit alpha is translated as MKMDTFVHLEVLSAFSFLWGTFTPEDLVETVASMGQKTVALTDYTLHGAVRFYKAAVRIGIQPIIGAKLPIWDGSRITFLATNFEAYRNLCCLVSATANSGIITKQDLCHYSKGLVCIAGGRDSRINTALKRGISDQAEFGLLELKSALNNPEWLFLAIQNNDDQLLEKTINFASSVNIPTVATNEVSFLRREDYILHRILVDIQIKHHHRKITPLPNDSFFLASGAEMENRIGYYQSIKNTKYVASLCKSFSLPIGKLHPPSIQDPHKASENLTKLCFKGLSKFYSSVGIDYFRRLDQELEAVNKTRLADFFLLVRNVVDFAHSGNIRHSVRGSAAGSLIVYLLLGGVDPVANDLLFERFINDGRGDMPDIDIDFDSERRDEVINYVLGLFPRQTAMVCTIHKFKCRSAVRLAARAMGYPLNEINRLASCLPWSLRGRDLKLSLEQLPELRSAPIQKETQLVDLASKLTGIPFQTSVHLGGIIIAPGDIKAWTPVGKSPKDVPVSQLDKDDVEALGLLKLDILGLRMHTAIRKALEILDEKRINLDLDRIPLNDKRTYSLLRSTHSVGVFQLESPGQRSLLGCLQPVEFKDLVAEVSLFRPGPVEGDMVSVYIRRRNKEEPVPFLHETISEVLKETYGVILFQEQVLRIAHFFAGLSYAEADAFRRAMTKDRKSRKMELLKQSFIEGAIDQGHSKSLAEEVFTQVSAFASYGFCKAHAASFAHITYQSAYLKAHYPQAFYLGLLNAGQVGSYPHSVVINEARRRGIRIYAPHVNSSSAEYVSERTGIRVPLDVINGVGPAMARRIRANRERFGPFRNREEFLTRVPTPKRIEDILSIAGAFEGLENYEWELIQEAYNA